In Euphorbia lathyris chromosome 2, ddEupLath1.1, whole genome shotgun sequence, the sequence TGTACTTGCTAACTTATGCTATAAGGAGAATTGATCATGACTTCTTGATTTATGATTCATATCCTAGATAATTCTCAATCCACATTCTTTATTCTTACACCATGTAAGaatagttgcttgttttgctaaAGGATTGCTACTTGTTGGATTCAATGCTTGTACTGCATGAATAGAGCATTAATATTGTCTTTTGTTTGATGGGCAGATGTTAAACTTTTCGCATAATAATTTAAACAATGGAGGAAGGATAAGAACAGTTCTGGATGTTGGTTGTGGTGTTGCTAGCTTTGGTGCTTATCTTCTGTCATCCGGTATAATTGCAATGTCTGTGGCACCTAATGATGTGCATCAGAACCAAATTCAATTTGCTCTAGAAAGAGGAATTCCTGCATACCTTGGTGTTCTAGGAACCAAGAGACTCCCTTACCCAAGCAGATCTTTTGAGCTTGCTCACTGTTCACGTTGTAGGATTGATTGGCTTCAAAGAGATGgtattcttcttcttgaacttgatCGTTTACTCAGACCAGGAGGCTATTTTGCCTACTCTTCTCCTGAAGCTTATGCTCAGGATGAAGAAGATCGCAGAATTTGGAAAGAGATGAGTGACCTTGTCGGACGTATGTGTTGGAGAATAGCTGCAAAGAGGAATCAAACTGTTATTTGGCAAAAACCTTTAACAAATGATTGTTACATGGAAAGACAACCAGGTACACAGCCTCCTCTCTGCAGATCTGATGATGATCCAGATGCAGCGTGGGGTGTACCAATGGAAGCTTGCATTAGCCCATATTCTGAACGTGAGTTTTCTTTTTCTGCTTCTGCTTATGTTCTTCACTGAATATCCCTGTTATTGTTAGCTAGCCTCATGGTTTTTTGATGGTGACTAAAACGTCTAGTTTCATGttataaatcttttttttttctcaatttctcTTTTGTAAAGCATTCTGTCTGCGGATCAAGGTTAAAAGTTATGAATCTTTCTGGAAATGAAGCTGTGCGTATGTTCCTATAGCCTTAAATACATCTTTTTATGTCATAAACAGGACTGCTTTAGGCCTCTATGCAAATTTGATGCATTGAGATGTTTAAGAGTGTAGGTTTCTATGATGTTTTGACATTATTGTAATCACCATTTGTCTTTATAGATTCGTTAATCTTGCAAATTTATAGATAAGGTGTGATTTGAGCAAATGTTAAGTAATAGAGGCAAACTTATCATACTGAATGAAGTTTCTACCAATAGCCAGTAAGCAAGTTGTTTGCTACAGTCTGTGTGTGAGAGAGTGTTAGcgttgtttttatgttttgataTACATCAACATCCTTCGTCTTGAAGCCAATATTATCTAATCTTGAAGCCTTTCTTTGTTATATCAGATAACCAGAGAGTCAAGGGTAGTGGGTTGGCTCCATGGCCAGCTAGATTGACTACTGCTCCTTCCCGACTTGCTGATTTTGGCTATTCAAATGAAATGTTTGAGAAGGACACGGTAATAATGGATGCATGCTACACTAatcttaaagaaaaatatctaACTTGCTTGCTTTTGCCATGGTCGTAAGGATACACTTTTAAACAGCGAGAACTAAGGCTTGGGTATTACTTGTTTGTTGCAGGAATTGTGGAAGCATAGAGTGGAGAGTTATTGGAATCTCTTGAGTCCAAAGATTCAACCAGACACCTTGAGGAACTTGATGGACATGAAAGCGAACTTGGGATCATTTGCTGCTGCTCTTAAAAGCAAGGATGTGTGGGTGATGAATGTTGTCCCTGAAGATGGACCAAACACATTGAAGGTGATATATGACAGAGGGTTGATTGGCTCTGTTCATAACTGGTATGGAACTGAAATTACacaaatttcatttattttttgttctCTCAAAATCACGATTGACTCCCCCTTTGGTCGTGTTAACTTGTTctgctatatttttttttttggtagttgATAAGCTTACATAATGTAATTCTCTGGAGTCTCATGGCTGTTCATTGTGCAAACATAAATTTAGGATTGAGGGAGGTTCACTGACCTTATACCAAGAGGAGGGAATGAGATATAGCGTATATTTTTCCCGACTCATGTCATGTTGAGACTGTTTAATTCTCCTGAAGATCTCTTGTATTCTGCTTCTCCCGAATGTCCCCCACTCCTTATGCATGCTTCTTTGTTCCTGGGAATTTGCATTGGTGGACCTTGTAGGTTAAAAGACTGGATCATCTGtgatcttttcttttttctctagATATAGTCCAACAAATGTGTTCTAGGATTCCAGTTTGGTTTATTTCAAACTTCAACATTTTGATATAGAGAAAGAGAAGATGGAGAGTAAATATTCATTCCATGCCAAAGGattttatgtgttagatgagtTCAACTAATGACTAGAAAGCCTGCGGAGTTTTAGCGTTTTCTGAATTTATATTTCCACaagtttttatttgaaattgaaattgtaatGACATACATGTATATTTTTGTTGACAGGTGTGAAGCCTTTTCACAATATCCTCGGACGTATGATTTGCTCCATGCTTGGACGGTGTTTTCTGAGATTGAGAAGAAAGGGTGTAGTGCTGAAGATTTGCTTTTAGAGATGGATCGGATTCTTAGACCTAGCGGTTTCATAATAATTCGGGACAAGCAATCAGTGGTAGATTATGTAAAGAAATATTTAGTGGCCCTGCATTGGGAAACGGTGGCAACATCTGATTCTAGTGGTGAATCAGAACAAGATGGAGACGAAATAGTGTTCATTGTCCAGAAGAAGTTATGGCTAACAAGTGAAAGCATCAGAGAAGCAGAATAGAACAACACAACTCTGTATGGTATGTTAGTCCTTCAACAAATTAAGAAGGTTCTTTCAGGCAATGATGCAGTAAACAATTTCATTTTGTAGCATTAAGTAatattcacatttttttttatttcatataatGATTTAATTCGATAG encodes:
- the LOC136218699 gene encoding probable methyltransferase PMT3, translated to MRGRSDGSQKKRLITSVCVVTVFLGFIYFYYGSIFGSQGQGGSALEYGSKSLRKLGYLGGDDDTDGKQDDSAKFGLEDGDDTVPKSFPVCDDRHSELIPCLDRHLIYQMRLKLDLSLMEHYERHCPPPERRYNCLIPPPPGYKIPIKWPKSRDEVWKANIPHTHLAHEKSDQNWMVVKGEKIIFPGGGTHFHYGADKYIASIANMLNFSHNNLNNGGRIRTVLDVGCGVASFGAYLLSSGIIAMSVAPNDVHQNQIQFALERGIPAYLGVLGTKRLPYPSRSFELAHCSRCRIDWLQRDGILLLELDRLLRPGGYFAYSSPEAYAQDEEDRRIWKEMSDLVGRMCWRIAAKRNQTVIWQKPLTNDCYMERQPGTQPPLCRSDDDPDAAWGVPMEACISPYSEHNQRVKGSGLAPWPARLTTAPSRLADFGYSNEMFEKDTELWKHRVESYWNLLSPKIQPDTLRNLMDMKANLGSFAAALKSKDVWVMNVVPEDGPNTLKVIYDRGLIGSVHNWCEAFSQYPRTYDLLHAWTVFSEIEKKGCSAEDLLLEMDRILRPSGFIIIRDKQSVVDYVKKYLVALHWETVATSDSSGESEQDGDEIVFIVQKKLWLTSESIREAE